The following proteins are encoded in a genomic region of Camelus ferus isolate YT-003-E chromosome 8, BCGSAC_Cfer_1.0, whole genome shotgun sequence:
- the LOC102517476 gene encoding spindlin-1 encodes MTTLFRKTPGQRSRADAGHAGVSVSMMKKKTSHKKHRSGVGPSTPVSRPRRSMIGCRIRHGWKEGNGLVTQWKGTILDQVPVNPSLYLVKYDGFDCVYGLELNKDERIFELEVLPDRIATSQISDSHLADMIIGKAVKHVFDSEDGSKDEWSGMVLARVPIMSTWFYITYEKDPVLYMYQLLDDYKEGNLHIMSDYTDSPPAEGEQGKTMESLIGKQVEYAKEDGSKRIGTIIHQVEARLSVCFIKFDNDFHIYVYDLVKS; translated from the coding sequence ATGACGACTCTATTCAGGAAGACACCTGGCCAGCGGTCCAGAGCTGATGCAGGCCACGCCGGTGTATCTGTAAGCATGATGAAGAAGAAGACGTCCCACAAAAAACATCGGAGCGGTGTGGGGCCCAGCACACCTGTTTCCCGGCCCCGGCGGAGCATGATAGGCTGCAGGATTCGGCATGGGTGGAAAGAGGGGAACGGCCTTGTCACCCAGTGGAAAGGAACCATTCTGGATCAGGTGCCTGTAAATCCTTCTTTGTATCTTGTAAAATACGATGGGTTTGACTGTGTTTATGGACTGGAACttaataaagatgaaagaatttttgAGCTTGAAGTCCTCCCTGATAGAATTGCAACATCTCAAATCAGTGATTCACACCTAGCCGACATGATAATTGGCAAAGCAGTGAAGCACGTGTTTGACAGCGAGGATGGCTCTAAAGACGAGTGGAGCGGAATGGTCCTAGCACGCGTCCCTATAATGAGCACGTGGTTTTACATCACCTATGAGAAAGATCCTGTCTTGTATATGTACCAGCTCTTAGATGATTATAAAGAAGGCAACCTTCACATTATGTCTGATTATACTGATTCACCTCCAGCAGAAGGGGAACAAGGAAAAACCATGGAGAGCCTGATAGGCAAACAGGTGGAATATGCTAAAGAAGATGGCTCTAAAAGAATTGGGACGATCATCCACCAAGTAGAGGCCAGACTGTCTGTCTGTTTCATCAAGTTTGATAATGATTTCCATATTTATGTCTACGATTTGGTGAAATCCTAG